A single window of Vibrio stylophorae DNA harbors:
- the trpA gene encoding tryptophan synthase subunit alpha has translation MDRYQLMFERLDALNQGAFVPFVTLGDPTPARSLEIIETLIASGADALELGIPFSDPLADGPTIQAATLRAHAAGTTTQDCFAILTTLRERHPDLPIGLLMYANLVFAAGIDNFYLRCQKAGVDSVLIADVPTGESAPFVASAKAHGIHPIFIAPPNGNKETLSQVAALGGGYTYLLSRAGVTGAETKAGTPVAALLENLRQFDAPPPLLGFGIAEPAQVKEAIHAGAAGAISGSATVKIIENNVDDQNALLRELSQFVCEMKAATQR, from the coding sequence ATGGATCGTTATCAATTGATGTTTGAGCGCTTAGATGCCCTTAATCAAGGTGCCTTTGTGCCCTTTGTCACCCTAGGCGACCCAACGCCAGCGCGCTCTTTAGAAATTATCGAGACCCTGATCGCCTCAGGCGCTGATGCCCTTGAGCTGGGAATCCCGTTTTCCGATCCGCTTGCCGATGGCCCCACCATTCAAGCGGCAACGCTGCGCGCTCATGCGGCAGGGACCACCACCCAAGATTGTTTTGCGATCCTCACCACCCTGCGTGAGCGCCATCCTGATCTGCCCATTGGCTTGCTGATGTATGCCAACTTGGTATTTGCTGCGGGTATCGATAACTTTTATCTGCGCTGCCAAAAGGCCGGCGTTGATTCAGTGCTGATTGCCGATGTACCCACAGGCGAGTCTGCACCTTTTGTCGCCAGCGCCAAAGCCCACGGCATTCATCCTATTTTTATCGCGCCGCCCAATGGTAATAAAGAAACACTAAGCCAAGTGGCAGCACTTGGCGGCGGTTATACCTATCTATTATCACGCGCAGGGGTCACTGGCGCTGAAACCAAAGCGGGAACCCCCGTTGCAGCGCTACTTGAAAACCTCAGACAGTTTGATGCGCCGCCACCACTGCTTGGCTTTGGTATCGCAGAGCCAGCGCAGGTCAAAGAAGCGATTCATGCGGGCGCTGCAGGCGCAATTTCAGGCTCTGCAACCGTGAAAATTATCGAAAACAATGTGGATGACCAAAACGCACTTTTGCGCGAGCTCAGCCAATTTGTGTGTGAGATGAAAGCTGCAACGCAGCGCTAA
- the trpB gene encoding tryptophan synthase subunit beta, whose product MSKLNAYFGEYGGQFVPQILVPALDQLEQAFIDAQQDPAFQKEFTDLLKEYAGRPTALTRCRNITEGTKTTIYLKREDLLHGGAHKTNQVLGQALLAKRMGKTEIIAETGAGQHGVATALACALLGLKCRVYMGAVDVKRQSPNVFRMQLMGATVIPVHSGSSTLKDACNEAMRDWSANYDTAHYLLGTAAGPHPFPTIVREFQRMIGEEAKAQILEKEGRLPDAVIACVGGGSNAIGLFADFIEETDVALIGVEPAGKGIDTDQHGAPLKHGKTGIFFGMKSPLMQSSEGQIEESYSISAGLDFPSVGPQHAHLLATGRAQYEHASDDEALEAFQALARHEGIIPALESSHALAYALRNAKENPNKEQLLVVNLSGRGDKDIFTVYDILKEQGAL is encoded by the coding sequence ATGAGCAAGTTAAATGCTTATTTTGGAGAGTATGGCGGTCAGTTTGTGCCACAAATTTTGGTCCCAGCCCTCGATCAGCTCGAGCAAGCTTTTATTGATGCGCAGCAAGACCCTGCCTTTCAAAAAGAGTTTACCGACCTACTCAAAGAGTATGCCGGTCGCCCAACCGCACTGACCCGTTGTCGCAATATCACGGAAGGCACCAAAACCACCATTTATCTTAAGCGAGAAGATCTACTGCACGGCGGCGCGCATAAAACTAACCAAGTGTTAGGCCAAGCCCTGCTTGCCAAGCGTATGGGAAAAACAGAGATCATCGCAGAAACTGGCGCAGGCCAACACGGTGTTGCCACAGCCCTTGCTTGTGCGCTACTGGGCCTGAAATGCCGCGTTTATATGGGCGCTGTCGACGTCAAACGTCAAAGCCCCAATGTCTTTCGTATGCAGCTGATGGGCGCGACCGTCATTCCTGTACATTCTGGTTCATCCACCCTTAAAGATGCCTGTAACGAGGCGATGCGCGATTGGTCTGCTAACTATGATACCGCGCATTATCTGCTGGGTACGGCAGCCGGCCCACACCCCTTCCCTACCATAGTGCGTGAGTTTCAGCGCATGATTGGCGAAGAAGCCAAAGCGCAGATTTTAGAAAAAGAAGGACGCTTACCCGACGCAGTGATCGCTTGCGTTGGCGGCGGCTCCAATGCCATTGGTCTGTTTGCCGATTTCATTGAAGAAACCGATGTGGCATTGATTGGTGTGGAGCCCGCAGGTAAAGGCATTGATACCGACCAGCACGGTGCGCCGCTCAAACATGGCAAAACGGGTATCTTCTTTGGTATGAAATCCCCCTTGATGCAAAGCAGCGAAGGACAAATCGAGGAGTCTTACTCCATCTCTGCGGGCCTCGATTTTCCATCGGTTGGGCCGCAGCATGCCCATCTTCTCGCCACAGGTCGCGCGCAATATGAACATGCCAGTGATGATGAGGCGCTAGAAGCATTCCAAGCACTAGCGCGCCATGAAGGGATCATTCCTGCCCTTGAGTCCTCTCATGCGCTGGCCTATGCGCTGCGCAATGCCAAGGAAAACCCAAACAAAGAGCAGCTGCTGGTGGTCAATCTCTCTGGTCGCGGCGACAAGGATATCTTTACTGTGTACGACATTTTAAAAGAGCAAGGAGCGCTATGA
- the trpCF gene encoding bifunctional indole-3-glycerol-phosphate synthase TrpC/phosphoribosylanthranilate isomerase TrpF, whose product MSQHNIETTQVGAGLSPEIHQTVLGKIVDAKIEWVQARQQSEPLDSFIGQLTPSDRDFTAALQSDRCAFILECKKASPSKGLIRDDFDPASIAKIYGRYASAISVLTDEPYFQGDMRFLPQVRGQVSVPVLCKDFMIDPYQVYLARHYGADAILLMLSVLQDSQYQKLAEVAQALNLGILTEVSTPQELERAIALKAKVIGINNRNLRDLSIDLNRTKTLAPQIPKGTVIISESGIYTHQQVRDLAQYAHGFLVGSSLMAQHDIERAVKGLILGHNKVCGLTRTQDAKAAFDAGAIYGGLIFAERSPRKVTLEQAKVVQSGAPLAYVGVFQNQSEAIVVETAQALNLAAVQLHGQEDSQTMARIKAKLPTGCELWRVQNADETLDAPVAGADRYLFDRKQGQTQGGTGQAFDWQLLHQQPNTLASNLLAGGIAPNNAQAASQIGCFGLDINSGAESAPGLKDDAKLQAIFAAIRNYAGPIKE is encoded by the coding sequence ATGAGCCAGCACAATATTGAAACGACCCAAGTTGGCGCAGGACTGAGCCCTGAAATCCATCAAACGGTGCTCGGTAAAATTGTCGATGCCAAGATTGAATGGGTACAAGCGCGCCAGCAAAGCGAGCCATTGGATAGCTTTATTGGACAACTAACGCCAAGCGATCGTGACTTTACTGCAGCGCTGCAAAGCGATCGCTGCGCCTTTATTTTGGAATGTAAAAAGGCATCGCCTTCCAAGGGGCTGATCCGCGATGATTTTGACCCTGCCAGCATTGCCAAAATCTATGGCCGTTACGCCAGCGCCATTTCAGTGCTCACCGATGAGCCCTATTTCCAAGGCGATATGCGTTTTTTGCCACAGGTTCGCGGGCAAGTCTCTGTGCCCGTCTTGTGCAAAGATTTTATGATTGACCCCTATCAGGTCTATCTCGCTCGCCATTATGGCGCTGATGCCATTTTGCTGATGCTCTCGGTATTGCAAGATAGCCAATATCAAAAGCTTGCCGAAGTGGCGCAGGCGCTCAATTTAGGTATTTTGACTGAGGTCAGTACGCCGCAGGAGCTTGAGCGCGCCATTGCACTCAAAGCCAAGGTGATTGGCATTAACAATCGTAATTTGCGCGATCTCTCCATTGATCTCAATCGCACCAAAACACTGGCACCACAAATCCCGAAAGGCACCGTCATCATTAGCGAGTCTGGCATTTATACCCACCAGCAAGTGCGCGATCTGGCCCAATACGCCCATGGCTTTTTGGTCGGTAGCTCGCTGATGGCACAACATGATATTGAACGCGCGGTGAAAGGGCTGATTTTAGGGCACAACAAAGTATGTGGCCTCACCCGCACGCAAGATGCCAAAGCCGCTTTTGATGCGGGCGCGATTTATGGCGGCCTTATTTTTGCCGAGCGCTCACCGCGCAAAGTCACCCTCGAACAAGCCAAAGTAGTGCAAAGCGGCGCGCCGCTGGCCTATGTCGGCGTTTTTCAAAATCAAAGCGAAGCCATTGTGGTGGAAACCGCACAAGCATTGAACCTTGCTGCCGTACAGCTACATGGCCAAGAAGACAGCCAAACCATGGCGCGCATCAAGGCAAAATTACCAACGGGTTGTGAGTTATGGCGCGTACAAAACGCCGACGAAACACTGGACGCCCCTGTCGCTGGCGCCGATCGCTACCTGTTTGATCGCAAGCAAGGCCAAACCCAAGGCGGTACGGGACAAGCCTTTGATTGGCAACTCCTTCACCAGCAGCCCAATACACTGGCCAGCAATTTGCTCGCTGGTGGTATTGCCCCCAACAATGCCCAAGCCGCCAGTCAAATTGGCTGTTTTGGATTAGATATCAATTCTGGCGCTGAAAGCGCGCCGGGATTAAAAGATGACGCTAAGTTGCAGGCTATTTTCGCCGCGATTCGCAACTATGCAGGACCAATCAAGGAGTAA
- the trpD gene encoding anthranilate phosphoribosyltransferase, giving the protein MDAIFTALYNGESLTQAQSQTLFDHIIRGEMDPIQLASALTALKIKGETPEEIAGAASALVENAKDFPRPSYDFADIVGTGGDGANTINISTTAAFIAAACGAKVAKHGNRGVSSKSGSSDLLDAFGIDLTMSPDTARQALDDLGLCFLFAPHYHGGVKHAMPVRQALATRTIFNLLGPLINPARPNLELMGVYDEALVEPIAKTMAAMGFEHALVVHGSGLDEVAVHGSTHVAEVKNGHVRSFTLTPQDFGLETYRLKDLEGGSPEENRAHTQAILQGQGQPAHQAAVAANVALLLTLFGQPDLKANTQKALKAMADGAGYAVMQALAQRGHA; this is encoded by the coding sequence GCACAAAGCCAAACCCTATTTGATCATATTATTCGCGGTGAAATGGATCCGATTCAGCTTGCCAGCGCGCTGACGGCACTGAAAATCAAAGGGGAAACCCCTGAAGAGATCGCAGGTGCTGCCAGTGCTTTGGTGGAAAACGCCAAAGATTTTCCGCGTCCTAGCTATGATTTTGCCGATATCGTCGGCACTGGTGGTGATGGTGCCAACACCATCAATATCTCCACCACTGCTGCATTTATTGCCGCAGCTTGCGGCGCTAAGGTCGCCAAGCACGGTAACCGCGGCGTTTCCAGCAAATCGGGATCCTCTGATCTGCTGGATGCCTTTGGCATCGATCTCACCATGTCGCCCGATACGGCGCGCCAAGCGCTTGATGATCTCGGCCTTTGTTTTTTGTTTGCGCCGCACTATCACGGCGGTGTCAAACATGCGATGCCTGTGCGCCAAGCGCTGGCCACCCGCACAATTTTCAACCTACTTGGCCCTTTAATTAACCCAGCGCGTCCAAATTTAGAGCTGATGGGGGTCTATGACGAAGCGCTGGTGGAGCCCATTGCCAAAACCATGGCGGCCATGGGTTTTGAACATGCGCTGGTGGTGCATGGTAGCGGTCTTGATGAGGTAGCAGTACATGGCTCAACCCATGTGGCTGAAGTAAAAAACGGGCACGTGCGCAGCTTTACCCTGACCCCACAGGATTTTGGTCTTGAGACCTATCGCCTCAAGGATCTAGAAGGTGGCAGTCCAGAAGAGAACCGCGCCCATACCCAAGCGATTTTGCAAGGTCAGGGCCAACCTGCGCATCAAGCTGCGGTGGCAGCCAACGTGGCGCTACTCCTCACCCTATTTGGCCAGCCCGATCTCAAAGCCAATACGCAAAAAGCGCTTAAAGCCATGGCTGACGGTGCAGGTTATGCCGTGATGCAAGCCCTTGCGCAGCGAGGTCACGCATGA